In Rutidosis leptorrhynchoides isolate AG116_Rl617_1_P2 chromosome 2, CSIRO_AGI_Rlap_v1, whole genome shotgun sequence, one genomic interval encodes:
- the LOC139890523 gene encoding trihelix transcription factor ENAP2 gives MDYNSSVRSRRPARNNNSYHVNNNTYTEYENNEIDDDEFEGVNQRYGYQEAGDNDDDDDDDDEEENNVNEYGQGYYRVSVSGMDTGESSRRHQKKRRLDNLVSNYEFAPRANAKISVAPDEWSENATFVFLEVWGERYMQLGRRSLRGEDWVEVAEKVSEMCKMEINEVQCRNRLETLKKKYKKEKGKVVDMGMGTVYRGKWGFFKKMDMLLSPKKQHNGLPCGVDSGEYVFMNTKVYLNQSNAMDEMGDSPGESESDEDEEDDGKDEEGFRLLAESVQNFGEIYEKIEGRKRQQMMELEKIRMDFQRELELQKKQILERAQAEIAKIREGDDEDVNSADNLSG, from the coding sequence ATGGATTACAATTCATCTGTTCGATCAAGACGTCCTGCTCgtaataataacagttatcatgttaATAACAATACTTACACCGAATACGAAAACAATGAAATCGATGATGATGAATTCGAAGGTGTAAATCAGCGATACGGTTATCAAGAGGctggtgataatgatgatgatgatgacgatgatgatgaggaGGAGAATAATGTTAATGAATATGGACAAGGATACTATAGGGTTTCAGTAAGTGGAATGGATACAGGCGAATCGTCTAGACGTCATCAAAAGAAACGCCGATTAGATAATTTAGTTTCGAATTACGAGTTTGCGCCTCGTGCGAACGCTAAGATTTCAGTGGCTCCAGATGAGTGGAGTGAAAATGCAACGTTTGTGTTCTTAGAGGTTTGGGGAGAAAGGTATATGCAGTTAGGGAGGAGGAGTTTAAGAGGTGAGGATTGGGTTGAGGTTGCTGAAAAAGTATCAGAAATGTGTAAAATGGAAATAAATGAAGTGCAGTGCAGGAATAGGTTAGAGACGTTGAAGAAAAAGTACAAGAAAGAGAAGGGGAAAGTGGTGGATATGGGGATGGGGACAGTGTATCGTGGTAAATGGGGATTTTTTAAGAAGATGGATATGTTGTTGAGTCCGAAGAAACAACATAACGGTTTGCCTTGTGGGGTTGATTCAGGGGAGTATGTGTTTATGAATACAAAAGTATATTTAAATCAGTCGAATGCTATGGATGAGATGGGGGACAGTCCTGGTGAATCGGAATCGGATGAGGATGAGGAGGATGATGGTAAAGATGAAGAGGGGTTTAGATTGTTGGCTGAATCGGTTCAGAATTTTGGTGAGATTTATGAAAAGATTGAGGGTAGAAAGAGACAGCAGATGATGGAGTTGGAGAAGATTAGAATGGATTTTCAAAGAGAGTTGGAGTTGCAGAAGAAGCAGATTCTTGAGAGGGCACAGGCTGAGATTGCAAAGATAAGGGAAGGAGACGATGAAGATGTTAACTCTGCCGATAATCTAAGTGGATAG